Proteins encoded together in one Microbacterium sp. ABRD28 window:
- a CDS encoding EamA family transporter yields MSTRAPSPAVLLVVAGLACQEVGASIAVLLFPQVGPLGMVLLRLAFSAVLLLAIARPALRGHSRAAWRAVILFGLVLALMNGLFYLALERLALGVTVTIEVLGPLVLSIVASKRASAWLWAVLAFAGVVALGGGGWDRLDPIGVLYALGAAASWAFYILASARVGREFRGLDGLAIAMAVGAIVMLPLGVWDAGSALLRWDLLALGAAVAVLSSTIPYALELIALRRLPAAAFAILMSLAPATAALAGFLLLGQELAWLELVGIALVIAASIGAVRSSARAARKTAEPLP; encoded by the coding sequence GTGAGCACCCGGGCTCCGAGCCCCGCCGTCCTCCTCGTGGTGGCGGGCCTGGCCTGCCAGGAGGTGGGTGCCTCGATCGCGGTGCTGCTGTTCCCGCAGGTCGGGCCCCTCGGCATGGTGCTGCTGCGACTGGCCTTCTCGGCGGTGCTGCTGCTGGCGATCGCCCGCCCCGCGCTCCGCGGGCATTCGCGCGCGGCGTGGCGCGCCGTCATCCTGTTCGGTCTGGTACTGGCCCTCATGAACGGGCTGTTCTACCTCGCGCTCGAACGCCTCGCCCTCGGGGTGACGGTCACGATCGAGGTGCTCGGCCCCCTGGTCCTGTCGATCGTCGCCTCCAAGCGCGCCTCGGCATGGCTGTGGGCGGTGCTGGCCTTCGCGGGGGTGGTCGCGCTCGGCGGCGGGGGATGGGACCGGCTCGATCCCATCGGGGTGCTCTACGCGCTGGGCGCCGCAGCGAGCTGGGCGTTCTACATCCTCGCGTCGGCACGCGTCGGGCGCGAGTTCCGAGGGCTCGACGGGCTGGCGATCGCCATGGCCGTCGGCGCCATCGTGATGCTGCCGCTCGGGGTCTGGGATGCCGGGTCGGCGCTCCTCCGGTGGGATCTCCTGGCGCTCGGAGCGGCGGTGGCGGTGCTGTCGTCGACGATCCCCTACGCGCTCGAGCTCATCGCCCTCCGCCGGCTCCCGGCGGCGGCCTTCGCCATCCTCATGAGCCTGGCCCCGGCCACCGCCGCCCTGGCAGGCTTCCTCCTGCTCGGTCAGGAGCTCGCCTGGCTCGAGCTCGTCGGCATCGCCCTCGTGATCGCGGCGAGCATCGGGGCGGTGCGGTCGTCGGCACGCGCTGCGCGCAAGACAGCCGAGCCGTTGCCCTAG
- a CDS encoding serine hydrolase domain-containing protein gives MTACSPDDTVPIDVPAQVEGSLPDEMVTQLQDAVTFAMAATGSSGAVVGVWAPWSGSWVSGVGTTAPGGAETSADSVFRAGQVTRAMTCDAVYLVAERGLIDLDAPITDYVSGFAGLADITVEQLCDGTSGLGDYAPRLQSSFLTTPDRVWNPRELAGYGVGTTADVTPGAAFRDSDSGYLLAGLVLERVTGRSAAEVLQDEVFDPLDLAGTRLPGASASAPAAEGPVLDGLWSPDVEGGVNCAEPLNITEASASFGWTDAGVVTTIDDLGRYAQGLAANALGIDTDERYDTPLPPYDGAPSWQTTAGGVVQAGSMIGQYGSTPGYITATFADPQTGLTVAVSLNNSRAADGIGAFLAWQLAAIASKAPAASGQTAPEAGLPWTPEQQRDAIAQNAICPLP, from the coding sequence GTGACGGCCTGCTCCCCCGACGACACGGTGCCGATCGACGTGCCCGCCCAGGTCGAAGGCTCCCTTCCTGACGAGATGGTCACCCAGCTGCAGGACGCGGTGACCTTCGCGATGGCCGCCACCGGGTCATCCGGCGCCGTCGTGGGCGTCTGGGCGCCCTGGAGCGGATCGTGGGTGTCAGGGGTCGGAACCACCGCACCCGGGGGCGCGGAGACCTCCGCCGACAGCGTCTTCCGTGCCGGACAGGTGACCCGTGCCATGACCTGCGACGCGGTCTACCTCGTCGCCGAGCGGGGACTGATCGACCTCGACGCGCCCATCACCGACTACGTCTCGGGCTTCGCCGGCCTCGCCGACATCACCGTCGAGCAGCTGTGCGACGGCACCTCGGGCCTGGGAGATTACGCACCGCGCCTGCAGAGCAGTTTCCTCACCACGCCCGACCGCGTCTGGAACCCGCGGGAGCTCGCCGGATACGGTGTCGGCACGACCGCCGACGTGACGCCCGGCGCCGCGTTCCGCGATTCCGACTCGGGGTACCTGCTCGCCGGGCTCGTTCTCGAACGGGTGACCGGTCGCTCCGCGGCCGAGGTGCTGCAGGACGAGGTCTTCGATCCGCTCGACCTGGCCGGCACCCGCCTGCCGGGCGCGTCGGCCTCTGCACCCGCAGCCGAGGGTCCCGTGCTCGACGGGCTCTGGTCGCCCGATGTCGAAGGCGGCGTCAACTGCGCGGAGCCGCTGAACATCACCGAGGCCTCGGCGAGTTTCGGCTGGACCGACGCCGGCGTCGTCACGACCATCGACGATCTCGGTCGTTACGCCCAGGGACTGGCCGCCAACGCCCTCGGAATAGACACCGATGAGCGCTATGACACCCCGCTGCCGCCGTACGACGGGGCACCGTCGTGGCAGACCACCGCCGGCGGCGTCGTCCAGGCGGGGTCGATGATCGGCCAGTACGGCTCGACCCCCGGGTACATCACCGCCACCTTCGCCGACCCGCAGACCGGACTCACCGTCGCCGTCTCGCTGAACAACTCGCGCGCCGCCGACGGGATCGGGGCGTTCCTGGCCTGGCAGCTCGCGGCGATCGCGTCGAAGGCGCCCGCCGCGTCGGGGCAGACTGCACCCGAGGCGGGTCTGCCCTGGACTCCCGAGCAGCAGCGCGACGCCATCGCCCAGAACGCGATCTGCCCCCTCCCGTGA
- a CDS encoding GntR family transcriptional regulator has translation MPIPAASSSLPRSLLRDDVYRRLRDAIVDGTFEPGEQLRDGDLAAWLGVSRTPVREALLRLSGSGLVVSQPGRSTTVSPIEQSALRDARDVVAAMHELAVRETVGRLTPADIARMRDANRRFTAAAERGDVSAALDADDELHAVPIEVLGNAAVVTVLEQFGPIVRRAERLRFGSDAPAAAERHERFIALCEKQDAAAAAAMAYETWHTLPVSAEARPPTPRDGDR, from the coding sequence GTGCCGATCCCTGCCGCCTCCTCGTCGCTTCCGCGCAGCCTGCTCCGCGATGACGTCTACCGGCGCCTCCGTGACGCCATCGTCGACGGCACCTTCGAACCCGGCGAGCAGCTGAGGGACGGCGACCTCGCCGCGTGGCTCGGTGTGAGCCGCACCCCGGTGCGCGAAGCGCTGCTGCGACTCAGCGGCAGCGGACTGGTCGTGTCGCAGCCGGGTCGCTCGACCACCGTGAGTCCCATCGAGCAGTCCGCGCTCCGCGATGCGCGCGACGTCGTCGCCGCCATGCACGAACTCGCGGTCCGCGAGACGGTGGGGCGGCTCACTCCGGCCGACATCGCCCGCATGCGCGACGCCAATCGCCGTTTCACCGCCGCGGCGGAGCGCGGCGACGTCTCGGCAGCCCTCGACGCCGACGACGAGCTGCACGCCGTTCCCATCGAGGTGCTCGGCAATGCCGCCGTCGTGACCGTGCTCGAGCAGTTCGGTCCGATCGTCCGCCGCGCCGAGCGCCTGCGCTTCGGCAGTGACGCGCCGGCGGCTGCGGAGCGCCACGAGCGCTTCATCGCGCTGTGCGAGAAGCAGGATGCCGCCGCCGCGGCCGCGATGGCCTACGAGACCTGGCATACCCTGCCGGTCAGTGCCGAGGCGCGCCCGCCGACGCCGAGAGATGGGGATCGGTGA
- a CDS encoding DUF2470 domain-containing protein → MTHRFDDATVAAILRHMNDDHRDDNLLIVSAFGPSGAYRTARMTGLDGAGGEWMAQTDAGDEVAVRVDWPGGAITERPEVRREIVALYDEACRRLGVTPRPH, encoded by the coding sequence GTGACCCACCGGTTCGACGACGCCACCGTCGCGGCGATCCTCCGCCACATGAACGACGACCACCGTGACGACAATCTGCTGATCGTGAGCGCGTTCGGCCCGTCGGGCGCGTACCGGACGGCACGGATGACCGGTCTCGACGGTGCGGGAGGCGAGTGGATGGCGCAGACCGACGCGGGCGACGAGGTCGCGGTGCGTGTGGACTGGCCCGGGGGCGCGATCACCGAGCGCCCCGAGGTGCGGCGCGAGATCGTGGCGCTGTACGACGAGGCGTGCCGTCGCCTCGGCGTCACGCCTCGACCGCACTGA
- a CDS encoding biliverdin-producing heme oxygenase, with amino-acid sequence MADPIPFSAALRERSSSAHSSSERSGFMADLIEGAGTREDYVALVAQHWFIYEALESAAERMRRDPVASVFISDKLTRLPALEADLAFLLGADWRDRISPLPTTRAYVERIRQVGATWPGGFVAHHYTRYLGDLSGGLFIGRLMARRFGFETNGIGFYLFDEIADPRGFKEVYREQLDAAPWDADEQERVIDEVLRAYRYNTELFDDLAVAKAEAVA; translated from the coding sequence ATGGCCGACCCCATCCCGTTCTCGGCGGCGCTGCGCGAGCGCTCCAGCAGCGCGCACTCCTCGAGCGAGCGCTCCGGTTTCATGGCCGACCTCATCGAGGGCGCCGGAACCCGCGAGGACTACGTCGCACTGGTGGCCCAGCACTGGTTCATCTACGAAGCGCTGGAATCGGCCGCCGAGCGGATGCGCCGCGACCCCGTGGCATCCGTCTTCATCTCCGACAAACTGACCAGGCTCCCCGCCCTCGAAGCCGACCTCGCCTTCCTGCTCGGCGCCGACTGGCGAGACCGCATCAGCCCGCTGCCGACGACGCGGGCCTACGTGGAGCGCATCCGGCAGGTCGGGGCCACCTGGCCGGGCGGTTTCGTGGCGCATCACTACACCCGCTACCTCGGCGACCTGTCGGGCGGGCTGTTCATCGGGCGTCTCATGGCGCGGCGCTTCGGCTTCGAGACCAACGGCATCGGCTTCTACCTCTTCGACGAGATCGCCGACCCCCGCGGGTTCAAGGAGGTCTACCGCGAGCAGCTCGATGCCGCCCCCTGGGACGCCGACGAGCAGGAGCGCGTCATCGACGAGGTGCTGCGCGCGTATCGCTACAACACCGAGCTGTTCGACGACCTCGCCGTCGCGAAGGCGGAAGCCGTCGCCTGA